One window of the Archaeoglobus sulfaticallidus PM70-1 genome contains the following:
- a CDS encoding ferritin family protein — translation MRVYRCRICGDPYIGNYPPSHCPFCGAPKEFMVPAEEWRDENDVELSEISRKNLEQALELELTNAGFYRAAMEKSKNEYFKAMFKALSKVESEHASVICKLLKIKKPEIPKIDASDDDLENVKESFERESKAIKFYTKSAQEAVEARVKEVFTVLVNIESTHLLLDEGTEKMFKN, via the coding sequence ATGAGAGTTTACAGATGCAGAATCTGTGGAGATCCGTACATTGGGAATTACCCACCATCTCACTGTCCATTCTGCGGAGCTCCGAAGGAATTTATGGTTCCTGCTGAGGAGTGGAGAGATGAGAACGATGTGGAGCTCAGCGAGATCTCGAGGAAGAATCTCGAACAGGCTCTTGAGCTTGAGCTGACCAATGCTGGATTTTACAGAGCGGCTATGGAGAAGTCCAAGAACGAATACTTCAAAGCTATGTTCAAAGCTTTAAGCAAGGTGGAGTCTGAGCATGCTAGTGTTATATGCAAGCTTTTGAAGATAAAGAAGCCTGAAATTCCGAAAATCGATGCTAGCGATGACGACCTCGAGAATGTTAAAGAGTCGTTTGAGAGGGAGTCGAAAGCAATAAAGTTCTATACGAAATCAGCACAGGAGGCTGTTGAGGCGAGGGTTAAAGAGGTCTTTACAGTCTTGGTTAACATAGAGAGCACACACCTGCTGCTCGATGAGGGAACTGAGAAGATGTTTAAAAATTAA
- a CDS encoding molybdopterin molybdotransferase MoeA translates to MNSPSEFEDVREKGFYRKVNVYQALKLFLKNVPLLDWEEVDFFNALNRVCYEDVYSKRDVPHFDRSAVDGYAVIAEDTYSASTSNPIIFRVIDSIEIGEQKDVAIESGEAVRVSTGSPLPKNANAVVMIEYTSQIDESTIEVYSSVPPFKNVSRAGEDIRKGEVVVKRGEIIQPHHIGLLSASGNLRIKVFRRAKIAIVSTGNELVEPYDDIKGAQIVDTNRYMLMGRIKQLNAIAMDFGIVRDDEKELTDVFEKALSSADIIIFSGGTSVGSKDLVPQIVNRYRDGVFVHGLSIKPGMPAGFTTCRGKPVILLPGFPVANYLAFNLIVPPVLMKMYGIDAKKMIPPGSVIKAYAGRRIPSSAGIRTLTRVYLEEVDGRIFAYPLRTSGSGIISSLCKADGIIEVPEEVEGYEAGEEVEVILINYFRRSF, encoded by the coding sequence ATGAACTCCCCATCTGAATTCGAAGATGTTCGCGAGAAAGGATTTTACAGGAAGGTGAATGTATATCAAGCCCTCAAACTCTTTTTGAAGAATGTTCCCCTGCTCGACTGGGAGGAAGTGGATTTCTTTAACGCTCTGAATAGAGTTTGCTATGAAGATGTTTACTCGAAGAGAGATGTTCCTCACTTTGACAGGTCTGCGGTAGATGGATACGCTGTAATTGCCGAGGATACATACTCTGCATCAACATCCAATCCGATAATTTTCAGAGTTATCGACTCGATTGAGATTGGTGAACAGAAAGATGTCGCGATTGAATCCGGAGAGGCTGTCAGAGTATCCACCGGTTCACCTCTGCCAAAAAATGCCAATGCCGTGGTTATGATCGAATACACCTCACAGATAGATGAAAGCACGATTGAGGTATATTCCTCCGTCCCACCATTCAAAAATGTTTCAAGGGCAGGAGAGGATATCAGAAAGGGAGAGGTGGTTGTAAAGAGGGGAGAGATCATTCAGCCACACCACATAGGCCTGCTGTCAGCCTCCGGAAACCTCAGAATCAAGGTGTTCAGGAGAGCAAAGATCGCGATTGTAAGCACAGGAAACGAGCTCGTGGAACCATATGATGACATAAAGGGTGCCCAGATAGTTGACACGAACAGATACATGCTGATGGGAAGGATAAAGCAGCTGAACGCAATAGCTATGGATTTTGGCATCGTCAGAGATGATGAAAAAGAGCTGACAGATGTGTTCGAGAAAGCTCTGAGTTCTGCAGACATCATTATATTCAGTGGAGGGACTTCCGTAGGGTCGAAGGATCTCGTACCTCAAATCGTTAACAGGTACAGGGATGGAGTTTTCGTCCATGGGCTTTCGATAAAACCAGGAATGCCTGCAGGATTCACAACCTGCAGAGGAAAACCCGTAATTCTGCTTCCCGGGTTTCCTGTTGCCAACTATCTGGCTTTCAACTTGATAGTTCCACCTGTGCTTATGAAGATGTATGGGATCGATGCAAAGAAGATGATACCGCCGGGATCAGTTATAAAAGCTTATGCTGGAAGAAGAATACCATCTTCAGCAGGAATCAGAACGCTCACAAGGGTTTACCTCGAAGAGGTTGATGGGAGGATTTTCGCCTACCCGCTGAGAACATCCGGCTCCGGGATAATAAGCTCATTGTGCAAGGCTGATGGGATCATAGAGGTGCCGGAAGAAGTTGAAGGGTATGAGGCGGGAGAAGAGGTAGAGGTAATTTTGATAAACTACTTCAGGAGGAGTTTTTGA
- a CDS encoding molybdopterin biosynthesis protein — MSRKVFRELIPESKVISIINGFKVEPTADEVELKEAYNRVVFEDYYARIDVPPFDRSTMDGYAVIASDTFQADEDSPVRLKVAGRVSAGDHPSVVVEEGTAVEISTGAVIPSGANAVVMEEYTSMDGEYVNIYRPVAPGENIMPAGSDIMAGELIVRAGTVLTAREIGVLSSSGYDRVKVFRKPRVAVFSTGNEIVSPGRELEFGKIYDINSYAIMASLMEDGAEPVFLGVARDDEKEIEEMINRALDYDVIICSGGTSAGSGDMIYKLLDRWDPGVVVHGISVKPGKPTIVAMLGNKPAFGLPGNPTSALMIYNVFVSPLIRKLSGMRKKRISVKARLAVKTFSSHGRVEYLPVNLVMGKEGYSAYPVSGHYSGAITSLSRSDGFIRIDEDISIVDEGSEVEVTLFSESIKPADLMIIGSHCIGLDVIYRILREKDASISVKIINAGSTGGILAVKRGEADIAGTHLLDESGEYNIPFIKKYGLKSCYLVKGYIREQGIIVQKGNPLGIKCIEDLVDLECRIVNRNRGSGTRVLFDMYLKEIADKKGIEFRKIVKKLRGYEIEAKSHTSVAVSVLMNKADAGLGIKTVADRYSLDFIPLRGEEYDFLISKDRFSKDVVQEFIDVLRSEELRRSLPNGLKVYERTGEVIEL; from the coding sequence ATGAGCAGGAAAGTTTTCAGGGAACTCATTCCAGAATCAAAGGTTATTTCGATAATTAACGGCTTCAAAGTTGAACCGACCGCAGATGAGGTTGAATTGAAAGAGGCTTACAACAGGGTTGTTTTTGAGGACTACTATGCGAGAATAGATGTTCCCCCCTTTGATAGATCCACGATGGATGGTTATGCTGTCATAGCAAGCGATACATTTCAGGCCGATGAAGACAGTCCGGTAAGGCTGAAGGTAGCTGGTAGGGTGTCTGCAGGGGATCATCCTTCTGTGGTGGTTGAAGAAGGGACAGCTGTGGAGATTTCCACAGGGGCTGTAATCCCATCGGGAGCCAATGCCGTTGTCATGGAGGAATATACATCCATGGATGGCGAGTATGTTAACATCTACAGGCCAGTGGCTCCGGGAGAGAACATAATGCCTGCCGGTTCAGACATAATGGCTGGAGAGCTTATAGTCAGAGCCGGAACAGTTTTAACAGCAAGAGAGATAGGAGTTCTCAGTTCATCCGGATACGATCGCGTTAAGGTGTTCAGGAAGCCAAGGGTTGCCGTATTCTCAACAGGTAATGAGATCGTCAGCCCGGGGAGAGAGCTGGAATTTGGCAAGATATATGACATAAACTCCTATGCCATCATGGCTTCACTGATGGAAGATGGGGCAGAACCCGTTTTTCTTGGAGTAGCCAGGGATGATGAAAAGGAGATCGAAGAGATGATTAACAGAGCACTGGATTACGATGTGATAATATGCTCTGGAGGTACTTCTGCAGGCTCAGGAGACATGATATACAAACTCCTCGACAGGTGGGATCCTGGAGTTGTTGTTCACGGCATATCTGTAAAGCCCGGTAAGCCGACGATAGTGGCTATGCTTGGAAATAAACCAGCTTTTGGGCTTCCAGGAAACCCAACCTCTGCCTTGATGATATACAATGTCTTTGTTAGTCCTCTGATCAGAAAGCTTTCCGGGATGAGAAAAAAGCGGATCTCTGTTAAGGCGAGGCTTGCGGTCAAGACCTTCTCCTCTCACGGCAGGGTGGAATACCTTCCGGTTAATCTTGTGATGGGTAAAGAGGGTTACTCAGCATATCCGGTATCCGGACACTATTCTGGTGCCATCACATCCCTCTCGAGGTCTGACGGATTCATCAGAATCGATGAGGACATCTCCATAGTCGATGAGGGGAGCGAGGTTGAGGTAACGCTCTTCAGCGAGAGCATAAAGCCAGCTGATCTGATGATAATCGGAAGCCACTGCATAGGGCTTGATGTTATCTACAGAATTTTGAGGGAGAAAGATGCGAGCATATCGGTCAAGATAATCAATGCCGGGTCCACTGGAGGGATTCTGGCAGTTAAGAGAGGAGAGGCTGATATTGCCGGCACACACCTGCTGGATGAGAGCGGAGAGTACAACATCCCATTCATAAAGAAGTATGGGCTGAAGAGTTGCTACCTCGTTAAAGGGTACATAAGGGAGCAGGGGATAATCGTTCAAAAGGGAAATCCACTGGGGATTAAATGTATTGAGGATCTTGTCGATCTGGAATGCAGGATTGTCAACAGAAACCGTGGCTCCGGAACGAGGGTGCTTTTTGACATGTACCTTAAAGAGATAGCTGATAAGAAGGGAATTGAATTCAGGAAAATCGTTAAAAAGCTGAGGGGATATGAGATTGAAGCGAAATCCCACACAAGCGTTGCCGTTTCTGTTTTGATGAACAAGGCTGATGCTGGTCTGGGTATAAAAACAGTAGCTGATAGGTATTCTCTGGATTTCATACCGCTGAGGGGAGAGGAGTATGATTTCCTGATATCAAAGGACAGGTTCTCAAAAGATGTAGTTCAGGAGTTTATAGATGTTCTGAGGTCAGAGGAGCTCAGGCGATCCCTGCCAAATGGTCTGAAAGTTTACGAGAGGACGGGAGAGGTCATAGAACTCTGA